Genomic window (Sediminispirochaeta smaragdinae DSM 11293):
CCATCATTGCGGCCCTGACCATGATACTGATTTCCATCAGCATAGTGTATCTGCAAGAGCGGGCATACGATGTAAAAATAAAATGGCATGAGTGGACCCTGGTTTTTACGGGGGCCGGCGTGATTCTGTATACCTTCATCGTGGATTATTCCAGGCTCATCCTCCGGGAGCACAGCGCGAATGTACAAAGCTTTTGGGAGGACGAAGGGCTCTGGAGGATCATAACGGGGTACAAACCGACCCACTATAATTGGGTTGTATTCGTGATTGGAGAAATCCTTATACTGACCGCACTTGCGCTCGTGATACGGCGGATCGTGCAACGGAAAAGAACGTGAATCCCGAGCTTTCACGAGGCAGGAGAAATCTCATTCTCATCAACGCCTGTGTCATATGCGCTTAGGTTGAGGCTTCAGCAGGTGAACAGAAAATACGCGTTATCGGGTGAATGGTAGCGAACCAACCGCCGTCAGGGACGCCAACTGACAATAGTCGAGTAAAACGTGGAAACTTCGTAAGCGGTAATTTAATTTCTTTCCAGTCTCTTCTGCCAGAGGCAAAACCCGTTTACTCCTTCTCTATTCAATGTACTATTGGCTATACTTACCCACGAGTCAAATCAGAAGCCCTCCCAGCCCTCCTCCGATCTTCTAAATTAGCCGGGCAGCTTCTCTGTCCAAAACTACCGTACAACAGGGATGGACTTGAAGAATAGAAGCTGGAATGGCCTCGGTAACAGGGTCCGATATCAAACGCTTAGCAATCGAAGCCTTTTGCTCACCCTTAATGAGCAATACAATCTCCCGGCTGAGCATGATAGTTCCCAATCCCATAGTAATTCCTTCCTCGGGAATCTGTGAAAAAGATGACTTATGATATTTTTCGGACAGAACCATTCTTGTTCCCTGAGAAAGAGAAACCCGATGTGTAGTTGATGCAAAAGGGGTTCCAGGTTCATTAAAACCAAGGTGGCCATTATTACCGACTCCAAGTATTTGTAAATCAATTCCTCCCATCTTCCTTATAAGCACATCATACTTTTCACAAACAGATTCACAAGTAGAAGCACCCATAGTCAGAGGACCGAACAAAGAAGAACGCTTCAAGATTCCAGCATCAACAAAAGCATTTTTCAAGCGAGTAAAACAGCCAATACTATCATTTTCCTGGAGTCCCCAATACTCATCGACAGCCAAACCCTGTAGTTCTTGAGTTTTTAAACCTGTAAATTTCACCATATCTGCAAAAACCTGGTACAGACTTTTGGTCGTATTACCGGTAGCTAATGCTATTACCAATCCGGGATTCAACATTATTCGTGATGCCATAATCATAGCAACATAAGCATCTACGTCGTTCTTACTCTCTCTAACAACTATATTCATAGTGTCTTCTCCTTTGAAGCTCCTATACCATCAAAGGCAAGTTGCGCAGCCCCAATAATTCCAACTGTACTCACACCCAATTCTGAAGGACCCCAAAATTTCAAAGTCTGTAGAGGAATTGGTGCAAGGTGATCATATAATTGCTCTTTTACCGATTGCAAAAATGCAGTCTCGTGAGCCAGTGAGCCACCAAATACCACGGCCTCTGGGTTAAAAATGGTTATCAGATTATGAACGGCAAGAAATAATAGTGTTCGAATTTTCTCTATCTGACGTATTGCAAGATTATCCCCTGCTTCCGCGAATTTGAATAGGGCAGATGCTGAATAGTTAAATTTTGCAGGATCCTCTGAAAACTTATTTCGGTTATTCATCAAGAAAGTCCGAATTCCTATACCCGAAACCTCAGATTCCAATGACTTTGCTTTTCCATCATACGCAAGTATATTGTACCCTAGTTCTCCCGCATAGTTAGACCCACCTCGAATCAAGATACCATCATTGACAATCCCCGCAGCAATCCCTGATCCAAGATTTATATAAATGAAATGCCGAAAAGACTTTCCCTTACCCAAAGCTTGTTCAGCCATTGTTGCAGCATTGACATCGTTGTCAAGAAAAATGGGAATTTCTGACCGACTGTGGAATATATCATGCATATTAATACTCTGCTTCAAAAAAAGGTTCGAAGAATTTAACCAAGTTCCACGAGCCGGATCAGTATGTCCCACAACTCCAATTCCAATAGCATCATATTTATATTGATGTTTTTTATTGAAATTTATGTATGCCTTTTCCAATATCGATTCAATAGAAGAATTCTTCTCTTCAGTTTTCCGGGAAGTCAAGGTCTCCATCGTTACAATATGTCCTGGAGCATCAAATAGGCCAATGGCTATTTTTGTTGCTCCTACATCAATGCCAAGAATCAAAGGGATTCCTCCCTCTCCGTATTGCTATTCGAAGCACAAGAACCTAGAGCCACAGAAAGCATATCTCCTTTCTCCCATGGACTATCCGAACCTTTCGTTAAGTTCTGGGAATACACTTCCAAATCAGACAGTGTCACGGTTTTACGACCTTTCAATTCAGAAAGCTGAGCACAATTAATGATACTGATGGTTTTTGCTGCTATATCTGTATCAAAGAAGGCTCTATCAGTTGTATCACGCTTTATACGGGAGAGGAAATGTAATATTTCTGCTTTAAAAGAGAATGCTTCAGACTCTACCGATTGAACAGGAAGCAAACGGTTCCCAAATGGATTTCCTATTTTAATGTATTCATTATTTTCATCATCCATATAATTAATTGCATATCCCTTTGACCCTCTTATTTCAAGATAACCGTGCACATCACTCATATCTGCAGCAAAATCAGGGACTGCCCATGTTGCTTCAATAAAAACAGTCGCCCAATCATTGGTCTGTGGATCAATGTAGCGGATCTTAAAATGAGCATCATCATCTATCTCCACGCGCTGCATCTGAGAATTGATAATCCTGGTAGGTTCTTTAGTCTGTATTTGCATTGAGCAAACATCGGTTGGTATTTTGTCAAATCCAAGAATAAACCAGGAGGAAAAAATGGCGTGAGAACCATAATCCATGATACTTCCCCCACCACTTTCCAAGGGATTCCAAAACCATTCTGCCCTCTCAGAGCTACAAGTTCCTCTGGCAAGCCTGATGTCCTGGATCGTTCCTAGAATTCCACTCTCCACAATATTGCGCATCTTCAAGTAACGAGGAATAAAAATATTATCATCGTTAAGCTGAAATATCGCAGTCGATTTTTTATGTGCATCCACAACAGCCTGTGCCTCAAGCCATGTTCGTGCCATAGGCTTTTCAGTCATCACATGGA
Coding sequences:
- a CDS encoding glucosamine-6-phosphate deaminase gives rise to the protein MNIVVRESKNDVDAYVAMIMASRIMLNPGLVIALATGNTTKSLYQVFADMVKFTGLKTQELQGLAVDEYWGLQENDSIGCFTRLKNAFVDAGILKRSSLFGPLTMGASTCESVCEKYDVLIRKMGGIDLQILGVGNNGHLGFNEPGTPFASTTHRVSLSQGTRMVLSEKYHKSSFSQIPEEGITMGLGTIMLSREIVLLIKGEQKASIAKRLISDPVTEAIPASILQVHPCCTVVLDREAARLI
- a CDS encoding ROK family protein, producing MILGIDVGATKIAIGLFDAPGHIVTMETLTSRKTEEKNSSIESILEKAYINFNKKHQYKYDAIGIGVVGHTDPARGTWLNSSNLFLKQSINMHDIFHSRSEIPIFLDNDVNAATMAEQALGKGKSFRHFIYINLGSGIAAGIVNDGILIRGGSNYAGELGYNILAYDGKAKSLESEVSGIGIRTFLMNNRNKFSEDPAKFNYSASALFKFAEAGDNLAIRQIEKIRTLLFLAVHNLITIFNPEAVVFGGSLAHETAFLQSVKEQLYDHLAPIPLQTLKFWGPSELGVSTVGIIGAAQLAFDGIGASKEKTL
- a CDS encoding Gfo/Idh/MocA family protein, coding for MKQSVRIGCIGAGNIFTHAHLPIYVELDQTDLVAIYDIDKQAAEKAKNIYIRMSQEQGKPVDHDIKVCSSAEELLALVDVVDVCTSVRYHAWYSALALQHNVHVMTEKPMARTWLEAQAVVDAHKKSTAIFQLNDDNIFIPRYLKMRNIVESGILGTIQDIRLARGTCSSERAEWFWNPLESGGGSIMDYGSHAIFSSWFILGFDKIPTDVCSMQIQTKEPTRIINSQMQRVEIDDDAHFKIRYIDPQTNDWATVFIEATWAVPDFAADMSDVHGYLEIRGSKGYAINYMDDENNEYIKIGNPFGNRLLPVQSVESEAFSFKAEILHFLSRIKRDTTDRAFFDTDIAAKTISIINCAQLSELKGRKTVTLSDLEVYSQNLTKGSDSPWEKGDMLSVALGSCASNSNTEREESL